The Etheostoma cragini isolate CJK2018 chromosome 10, CSU_Ecrag_1.0, whole genome shotgun sequence nucleotide sequence TCATTTTCTCATCTTCCAAAAGCAGATGAAGCCAAAGAGGGATGCCGTGTGTACAGAGTTAATTGGGAGGAGCACAGCCGTCCAGGATCTCTTCTCTGCAGACATCCTGGAGGAGCTTTCCAACATCCAGAACCACTACGAGCAGCTCAAGGAGGCCACGGCGGAGGTCAGCTGCCAGGGCACCATGACCCATCGGAAATTTTCCGCCCAACTGAAAGACTGCATGTCAGAGTTCTTCACCTGGCAGCAAAAGACTTTCTCACAGGAGAACAAAGGCAAAAAATCTGTTGTTAATTGTGAtaaggatgaggatgaggatgggGATGGGAATGAGGATGAGATGGAGAAGGACGCTGCGGCCGAAAGCAGCAGCAGGGCCAGGCTCCTGTCCTCCATCAAGCAGAAGAGCTACAGCAACATCCAAGAGGCGCCCAAGTCCAGGAGGCATCGACAGGCCAAGAGAGTGGAGTCCTCCAGCTCCGGGGCCGAACAGGTCCAGGAAACTGGGGCTGGACAGCGAAAGAGGCCTCCCTCACTGCGGGCTCGGACCCAGAAGAGTCTCGGGGTAACTCGGGATGACAGCAGGCTCCAGGCCTGGCTCCTGAGTGC carries:
- the LOC117951345 gene encoding snRNA-activating protein complex subunit 1-like; the encoded protein is MTSLTCLESVQSAFRVSVISEVIVLRRMPRKPPVYSDFFYNPLTEDVEQLLARFQHTDSVRYELFSAIWREMSFSDVFRGISSVAELKRFCRVALATAVKFFLPPYSYQVRVGGLYLMFGLYHTQLAIPPVKIRLALRDWTPIQKFLKDSLEYGHQDVVYIYEKLVATKAIHYTAMPHFLIFQKQMKPKRDAVCTELIGRSTAVQDLFSADILEELSNIQNHYEQLKEATAEVSCQGTMTHRKFSAQLKDCMSEFFTWQQKTFSQENKGKKSVVNCDKDEDEDGDGNEDEMEKDAAAESSSRARLLSSIKQKSYSNIQEAPKSRRHRQAKRVESSSSGAEQVQETGAGQRKRPPSLRARTQKSLGVTRDDSRLQAWLLSAPKKQERMVMKRTNQAAPFKHDA